The Helianthus annuus cultivar XRQ/B chromosome 16, HanXRQr2.0-SUNRISE, whole genome shotgun sequence genome includes a window with the following:
- the LOC110916332 gene encoding calmodulin-like protein 30, which translates to MSSTSFLDLQYNISKRKFLRKPSRMFSSSDRQSSGLPLFQPNMTEMRRVFDKFDRDKDGKISRSEYKAIIRALRQGGTERDVQKIFEVADLDGDGFIDFKEFMEVQKKGGGVKAIDVQRAFRTFDLDGDGKISVEEVFELMKRLGERCSFQDCQKMVRVVDSNKDGVIDMDEFMTMMTQNMKT; encoded by the coding sequence ATGTCATCAACAAGCTTTCTTGATTTGCAATACAACATCTCGAAGCGTAAGTTCCTTCGTAAGCCATCTAGGATGTTCTCTAGTAGCGATAGACAATCTTCCGGCCTGCCTTTGTTCCAACCAAACATGACCGAGATGAGGCGtgtttttgacaagtttgatCGCGATAAAGATGGTAAGATATCAAGGTCCGAATACAAAGCTATAATTAGAGCTTTGAGACAAGGGGGGACCGAAAGGGACGTACAAAAGATATTTGAGGTTGCAGATTTGGATGGTGATGGTTTTATCGACTTCAAAGAATTTATGGAGGTGCAAAAGAAGGGTGGAGGAGTGAAGGCGATAGATGTGCAAAGGGCGTTTAGGACGTTTGATCTGGATGGTGATGGGAAGATAAGCGTTGAGGAAGTTTTTGAGTTGATGAAGAGGCTTGGAGAAAGGTGTAGCTTTCAAGATTGTCAGAAGATGGTGAGAGTTGTTGATTCTAACAAAGATGGTGTGATCGATATGGATGAATTTATGACCATGATGACCCAAAACATGAAGACTTAA